In Jeotgalibaca arthritidis, a single genomic region encodes these proteins:
- a CDS encoding FtsW/RodA/SpoVE family cell cycle protein, with the protein MRNQQKNSKQDVSKIDYGIILAVMLLAIISIVTLYSTMYLMSSSPAIRPVIMQVAWYAVGTIVAIIMMNFDSEQLWKLAPVAYFAGVALLILVLIFYDREMAASQGAKSWFSFGPVTFQPSEVVKISLIMMLGRVITKHNMETEERTVKTDCFLLAKIAAWSLPLIVLVMVQNDLGTVLVYMAIIIGMTLMSGVSWKILLPVFLIIGGLGALLIFLVVYDRQLLIKLGFMDYQFARIDSWLDPFADSRGDAFQLAQSMKAIGSGKLFGKGIGVSEVYVPVRESDMIFATIGENFGFIGGCFVVLVYFLLIYQMVRICFDTQNEFYAYMTTGVIMMILFHVLENIGMTIGLLPLTGIPLPFISQGGSSLLGNMMGIGLVMSMRYHYKSYMFSDEAEHYGM; encoded by the coding sequence TGTGTCCAAAATTGATTATGGCATCATCTTAGCGGTCATGTTGCTAGCTATTATTAGTATCGTGACACTCTATTCAACCATGTACCTAATGAGTAGTAGTCCAGCTATCCGTCCGGTTATTATGCAAGTTGCCTGGTATGCGGTTGGAACAATTGTTGCCATCATCATGATGAATTTTGACTCGGAGCAACTGTGGAAATTGGCTCCTGTTGCGTACTTTGCTGGGGTGGCCTTATTGATATTAGTCCTCATTTTCTATGATAGAGAGATGGCCGCTAGTCAAGGGGCTAAGAGCTGGTTCTCCTTTGGACCTGTTACCTTTCAGCCTTCAGAAGTCGTTAAAATTTCACTCATTATGATGTTAGGACGAGTGATTACCAAGCATAATATGGAAACAGAAGAGCGAACAGTTAAAACTGACTGTTTCTTGTTAGCTAAAATTGCCGCATGGTCGCTGCCACTGATTGTCCTCGTTATGGTCCAAAATGACTTAGGAACCGTATTGGTTTATATGGCCATTATTATCGGAATGACCTTAATGTCTGGTGTATCGTGGAAAATTTTACTGCCAGTCTTCTTAATTATCGGTGGTTTAGGTGCGCTACTGATTTTCTTAGTTGTCTACGACCGACAACTCCTTATCAAACTAGGCTTTATGGATTACCAATTTGCCCGAATCGATTCGTGGCTCGATCCATTTGCGGATAGTAGAGGAGACGCCTTCCAATTGGCTCAAAGTATGAAGGCCATTGGATCAGGTAAGCTGTTTGGTAAGGGAATTGGTGTATCAGAAGTTTATGTGCCCGTTCGCGAATCGGATATGATTTTCGCTACTATTGGTGAGAACTTTGGCTTTATCGGCGGCTGTTTCGTCGTCTTAGTTTACTTTTTACTCATTTACCAAATGGTTCGCATTTGTTTTGACACGCAAAACGAGTTCTATGCCTACATGACAACAGGCGTGATTATGATGATTTTGTTCCACGTTTTAGAAAACATTGGGATGACAATCGGACTCTTACCGCTAACAGGGATTCCACTGCCGTTTATTTCGCAAGGGGGATCATCCTTATTAGGAAACATGATGGGAATTGGTTTGGTCATGTCAATGCGGTACCACTATAAATCTTATATGTTCTCAGATGAAGCAGAACACTACGGTATGTAG